A segment of the Catenuloplanes nepalensis genome:
CGTGATCTGCCCGCTTCCCGGGTGGTCACCTTCCCAGTGCTCCCGCGGGCCCCGGTTCCGTGGTGGTCGCCTTCAGCGAAAACCCGAGGGCCGGCCGCCGTCGTGCTCCGTCCTGGCGGTGCTCACCCCGGAGAGATCAACCGGAAGTGGCCTGGCACCATGCCCGGCATGTCGAAGATCTCCCTCGTGCCGGTCGACTCCGGCAACTGGCGGGCCGTCGCCGGCCTCACCGTGGCCCCGCACCAGCGGGAATGGGTCGCGCCGCCCACCTATTACCTGGCGCTCTGCCAGTACGGCGACGCCGGCTGGCGTCCACTCGCGGTGAGCGCGGACGGCGAGATCGTCGGCTTTCTGATGTGGACGATCGACCCGGCGGACGACGCGGCCTGGATCGGCGGCGTGATCATCGACGCGGAGCGGCAGGGCGCCGGCCTGGGCCGGGCCGCGATCGTGGCGCTGACCGAGAAGGTGCTGGCCGAGGAGCCGCAGGTGACCGGCTTCGCGCTCTCCTACGAGCCGGACAACGAGGCGGCCCGCCGTGCGTACGCGAGCGTCGGCTTCGCCGAGACGGGCGAGACCGAGGACACCGAAGTCGTCGCCCGCCTCAAGCGATAGGCAGTTCCACGATCGAGGCGTCCCCCCACGTCGTTCCAACGACGTGGGGGACCGCGACCTGCGGCAGGGCGTCAGGCCGGGAAGAACGCCGGCCCGTCCACGGGCAGGGCCGGCGCCTCGCCACGCGCGGTGGAGCGGCGGGCGAACTCGCGCAGCCCTTCGACCTGGCGCTCGCCGAGCGAGAAGTCCAGCGCCCGGAAGTACGTCGCCAGCGTGCCGGCGTCGAACGGCTCCCAGCGCGCGGCCGCCTCCGCCACGTCGTCCAGCTCGGCGAGGCACAGGTCGCGCGAGCGCAGGAACGCCTGGTGCACGTCCTTGACCTGCCCCGGGTGCTGGGCGGCGAAGTCACGGCGGGCGGCCCAGACCGCGAAGACCATCGGCAGGCCGGTCCACTCCCGCCAGGCCTGGCCGAGGTCGGTGACGTGCAGGCCGCGGCGCGGTGCCTCGTACATGCCGCGCAGCGCCACGTCGCCGATCACGACCGCGGCGTCGGCCTCCAGCAGCATCGCGGTCAGGTCCGGCGGGCAGGTGAAGTACTCCGGGTGCACGCCCCAGCGCTCGGCGAGCATCATCCGGGCGAGCAGCACGCTGGTCCGGGACGCCGAGCCGAGTGCGATCCGGGCGCCGTCCAGCTCCTCCAGCGGCTTCTTCGACACGATGTTCACGGAGAGCACCGGCC
Coding sequences within it:
- a CDS encoding GNAT family N-acetyltransferase; this translates as MSKISLVPVDSGNWRAVAGLTVAPHQREWVAPPTYYLALCQYGDAGWRPLAVSADGEIVGFLMWTIDPADDAAWIGGVIIDAERQGAGLGRAAIVALTEKVLAEEPQVTGFALSYEPDNEAARRAYASVGFAETGETEDTEVVARLKR
- a CDS encoding menaquinone biosynthetic enzyme MqnA/MqnD family protein — protein: MSVAQRPRVGHIQFLNCLPIYWGLMRSGALLDVDLHKDSPDALNDALVRGDLDIGPISLLEYLRHADELLLLPDIAVGSDGPVLSVNIVSKKPLEELDGARIALGSASRTSVLLARMMLAERWGVHPEYFTCPPDLTAMLLEADAAVVIGDVALRGMYEAPRRGLHVTDLGQAWREWTGLPMVFAVWAARRDFAAQHPGQVKDVHQAFLRSRDLCLAELDDVAEAAARWEPFDAGTLATYFRALDFSLGERQVEGLREFARRSTARGEAPALPVDGPAFFPA